A region of Streptomyces deccanensis DNA encodes the following proteins:
- a CDS encoding response regulator, whose amino-acid sequence MADSSFGPMRDEDADDGSVGMGSAAGSPRKEPIRVLVVDDHALFRRGLEIVLAAEEDIQVVGEAGDGAEAVDKAADLLPDIVLMDVRMPKRGGIEACTSIKEVAPSAKIIMLTISDEEADLYDAIKAGATGYLLKEISTDEVATAIRAVADGQSQISPSMASKLLTEFKSMIQRTDERRLVPAPRLTDRELEVLKLVATGMNNRDIAKELFISENTVKNHVRNILEKLQLHSRMEAVVYAMREKILEIR is encoded by the coding sequence ATGGCGGACAGCAGTTTCGGACCGATGCGTGACGAGGATGCCGACGACGGCTCCGTCGGCATGGGATCCGCCGCGGGCTCCCCGCGCAAGGAACCGATCCGTGTCCTCGTGGTGGACGACCACGCGCTCTTCCGCCGCGGTCTGGAGATCGTCCTCGCCGCCGAGGAGGACATCCAGGTCGTCGGCGAGGCCGGTGACGGGGCGGAGGCGGTCGACAAGGCCGCGGATCTGCTGCCCGACATCGTGCTGATGGACGTACGGATGCCCAAGCGCGGCGGTATCGAGGCCTGCACCTCCATCAAGGAGGTGGCCCCCAGCGCGAAGATCATCATGCTGACGATCAGCGACGAGGAGGCCGACCTCTACGACGCGATCAAGGCGGGGGCCACCGGCTATCTCCTCAAGGAGATCTCCACGGACGAGGTGGCGACGGCGATTCGCGCGGTGGCCGACGGGCAGTCCCAGATCAGTCCCTCGATGGCGTCGAAGCTGCTCACCGAGTTCAAGTCCATGATCCAGCGGACCGACGAGCGGCGCCTGGTGCCTGCGCCGCGGCTGACCGACCGGGAACTGGAAGTGCTCAAGCTCGTGGCCACCGGGATGAACAACCGGGACATCGCCAAGGAGCTGTTCATCTCCGAGAACACCGTGAAGAACCATGTGCGCAACATCCTGGAGAAGCTGCAACTGCACTCCAGGATGGAGGCGGTGGTGTACGCGATGCGGGAGAAGATCCTGGAGATCCGCTAG
- the hpf gene encoding ribosome hibernation-promoting factor, HPF/YfiA family, translating to MDIVVKGRKTEVPERFRKHVAEKLKLEKIQKLDGKVISLDVEVSKEPNPRQADRSDRVEITLHSRGPVIRAEAAASDPYAALDLAADKLEARLRKQHDKRYTRRGARRLTAAEVADHVPGVATLNGNGYVADEEQPDGVPTKKIGSLEVKGEGPLIVREKTHVASPMTLDQALYEMELVGHDFYLFVDSETKEPSVVYRRHAYDYGVIHLSTDPMVAQAHADAPGGALGG from the coding sequence GTGGACATCGTCGTCAAGGGCCGCAAGACCGAGGTGCCCGAGCGGTTCCGCAAGCACGTGGCCGAGAAGCTGAAGCTGGAGAAGATCCAGAAGCTCGACGGCAAGGTGATCAGCCTCGACGTCGAGGTGTCCAAGGAGCCCAACCCCCGACAGGCCGACCGCAGTGACCGGGTGGAGATCACGCTCCACTCCCGCGGACCGGTGATTCGGGCGGAGGCAGCGGCCAGCGATCCGTATGCGGCGCTCGACCTGGCGGCGGACAAGCTCGAAGCCCGGCTGCGCAAGCAGCACGACAAGCGTTACACGCGCCGAGGCGCGCGCAGGCTCACGGCCGCGGAGGTCGCCGACCACGTCCCCGGCGTGGCGACCCTCAACGGCAACGGATACGTCGCCGACGAGGAGCAGCCGGACGGCGTGCCCACCAAGAAGATCGGCTCGCTGGAGGTCAAGGGTGAAGGCCCCCTCATCGTCCGCGAGAAGACCCACGTCGCTTCCCCGATGACCCTCGACCAGGCTCTCTACGAGATGGAGCTGGTCGGACACGACTTCTACCTCTTCGTCGACTCAGAGACCAAGGAACCGAGTGTCGTCTACCGGCGGCACGCCTACGACTACGGCGTCATCCACCTCAGCACGGACCCGATGGTCGCCCAGGCGCATGCGGACGCCCCGGGCGGCGCGCTCGGCGGCTGA
- a CDS encoding ComF family protein gives MRGWWQDLTDLVLPAECGGCGRPRAVLCPECRAALTGAAPCRVRPEPEPSGLPVVHAAAPYEDAVRATLIAHKERGALALAGPLGTALAGAVRAGGGEGPVLLVPVPSARRAVRARGHDPARRIALAAAGVLRRTGTPARVVGVLRQRRAVADQSGLDLRQRLDNLAGALEVAAGGGRLLGDGAVVLVDDLMTTGASLAEAARAVRAVRVARDGPAVAVPGEYGVERRAKEAVRTRGVTGMASSDGIDDAEDGLRAAVVAAPPDSFQINRN, from the coding sequence ATGCGGGGGTGGTGGCAGGACCTCACGGATCTGGTGCTGCCGGCCGAGTGCGGAGGCTGCGGGAGGCCTCGCGCGGTGCTCTGCCCGGAGTGCCGCGCGGCTCTGACCGGGGCCGCGCCGTGTCGGGTGCGACCGGAGCCGGAGCCGTCCGGACTTCCCGTGGTGCACGCCGCGGCGCCGTACGAGGACGCGGTGCGGGCCACGTTGATCGCGCACAAGGAACGGGGTGCGCTGGCGCTCGCCGGACCGCTCGGCACGGCCTTGGCGGGGGCCGTACGGGCGGGTGGCGGCGAAGGGCCGGTGCTGCTGGTTCCGGTGCCGTCGGCGCGGCGGGCGGTACGGGCGCGGGGGCACGACCCGGCGCGGCGGATCGCGCTCGCGGCGGCTGGGGTGCTGCGGCGCACCGGGACACCGGCCCGGGTGGTCGGGGTCCTGCGGCAGCGCCGTGCCGTGGCCGACCAGTCGGGGCTGGACCTTCGGCAGCGGCTGGACAACCTCGCGGGCGCTCTGGAGGTGGCCGCCGGGGGTGGCCGGCTGCTGGGCGACGGCGCGGTCGTGCTCGTGGACGACCTGATGACGACCGGTGCCTCGCTCGCGGAGGCGGCCCGGGCGGTGCGGGCGGTACGGGTGGCGAGGGACGGGCCGGCGGTGGCGGTGCCGGGGGAGTACGGAGTGGAACGGAGGGCAAAAGAGGCGGTGCGAACACGAGGGGTGACGGGAATGGCGAGCTCGGACGGCATCGACGACGCCGAGGACGGGCTCCGGGCGGCGGTGGTCGCCGCGCCTCCCGACTCTTTCCAAATAAACCGGAACTGA
- a CDS encoding LpqB family beta-propeller domain-containing protein, with the protein MGADRAKRGRGRPVRATAYVGIGAVLLAGCASMPDSGDMRDVESTPRQDAQVRVFALPPAEDAEPQEIVQGFLEALTSDDLNYETARRYLTGDALKTWDPGASTTVLDEAPTAYTRVTGERPEANEYGFELSGRNVARVDGQHAYTPTGGQYRKLVHLTRVKQTRQWRIDQLPQGVVLGRSDFERNYKSINKYYFTSAAQSGEPGTVADPVYVRSQVDPVTQVVRDLLKGPTSWLNPVARTSFPSGTTLLKGTKALTPDDQNRLVVPLNKKANRVSASRCREMAAQLLFTLQDYMPTGVDEVELQGSTGAQLCVLRETEADGMITSRGVDRSAGYEYLIDGEHKLVRLSERDPVTTPSPVPGALGEGEKQLRSAAVSRGEDRAAGVSADGSELYVAPLTAGGTLGDPVLRSSGATAKDRLTTPSWDGRGDLWVADRDPDKPRLLVLADGMGEPLEVRTPNLDGRIEAVRVAADGVRVALILESKGKRALYIGRIERDADAESTTVSIVELRSVTPDLEDVTAMSWAGDSQLVVVGREPGGVQQMRYVRVDGSPIPGSGPSALTGVEEIAASEDESQPLVAHSADGIVRLSPGQQWQTVVKEGSAPVYPG; encoded by the coding sequence GTGGGCGCTGACCGCGCGAAACGCGGCCGTGGGCGTCCGGTGCGGGCGACGGCGTACGTCGGCATCGGTGCCGTGTTGCTGGCGGGGTGCGCCTCGATGCCGGACAGCGGGGACATGCGTGACGTCGAGTCCACGCCGAGGCAGGACGCCCAGGTGCGGGTCTTCGCGCTGCCACCGGCGGAGGACGCCGAGCCGCAGGAGATCGTGCAGGGCTTCCTGGAGGCCCTGACCAGCGACGACCTGAACTACGAGACGGCACGTAGGTACCTCACCGGTGACGCGCTGAAGACCTGGGACCCGGGCGCGTCGACCACCGTCCTCGACGAGGCGCCCACCGCGTACACCCGGGTCACGGGGGAGCGGCCGGAGGCCAACGAGTACGGGTTCGAGCTGTCCGGGAGGAACGTCGCCCGGGTCGACGGGCAGCACGCGTACACGCCCACCGGCGGCCAGTACCGCAAGCTCGTGCACCTCACGCGTGTGAAGCAGACCAGGCAGTGGCGCATCGACCAGCTGCCGCAGGGCGTGGTGCTCGGCAGGTCGGACTTCGAGCGCAACTACAAGTCCATCAACAAGTACTACTTCACCTCGGCCGCGCAGTCCGGTGAGCCGGGGACGGTCGCCGACCCGGTCTATGTGCGCAGCCAGGTCGACCCGGTGACCCAGGTGGTCCGGGATCTGCTGAAGGGCCCCACCAGCTGGCTCAACCCGGTCGCGAGGACGAGTTTCCCGTCCGGTACGACTCTGCTGAAGGGCACGAAGGCGTTGACGCCCGACGACCAGAACAGGCTGGTCGTGCCGCTGAACAAGAAGGCCAACCGCGTCTCGGCCAGCAGATGCAGGGAGATGGCGGCCCAGCTCCTCTTCACGCTCCAGGACTACATGCCCACGGGCGTCGACGAGGTGGAGCTGCAGGGGTCCACCGGCGCCCAGCTGTGCGTGCTTCGCGAGACGGAGGCCGACGGCATGATCACCTCGCGTGGCGTCGACAGGAGCGCGGGGTACGAGTACCTCATCGACGGCGAGCACAAGCTCGTACGGCTGTCCGAGCGGGATCCGGTCACGACACCGTCGCCCGTTCCCGGGGCGCTCGGGGAGGGTGAGAAGCAGTTGCGGTCCGCCGCCGTGTCGCGCGGCGAGGACCGGGCGGCCGGTGTGTCGGCCGACGGCAGCGAGCTGTATGTGGCACCGCTGACGGCGGGGGGCACGCTCGGCGACCCCGTGCTGCGCAGCTCCGGTGCCACGGCGAAGGACCGGCTGACGACTCCCAGTTGGGACGGGCGGGGCGACCTGTGGGTGGCCGACCGTGATCCGGACAAGCCCCGGCTGCTGGTCCTGGCGGACGGCATGGGTGAGCCGCTGGAGGTCCGGACGCCCAACCTCGACGGGCGCATCGAGGCGGTGCGGGTGGCCGCCGACGGTGTGCGGGTCGCGCTGATCCTGGAGAGCAAGGGCAAGCGGGCGCTGTACATCGGGCGCATCGAGCGGGACGCCGACGCGGAGAGCACCACCGTCTCGATCGTCGAGCTGAGGTCCGTGACGCCGGACCTGGAGGACGTCACCGCCATGTCGTGGGCCGGCGACAGCCAACTCGTGGTCGTGGGGCGCGAACCCGGTGGTGTGCAGCAGATGCGGTACGTCAGGGTGGACGGCTCCCCGATACCGGGCTCCGGGCCTTCCGCGCTCACTGGTGTGGAGGAGATCGCCGCGTCCGAGGACGAGAGCCAGCCGCTGGTCGCGCACTCGGCCGACGGGATCGTGCGGCTGTCGCCGGGGCAGCAGTGGCAGACGGTGGTCAAGGAAGGGTCGGCGCCGGTCTATCCGGGATGA
- the mtrB gene encoding MtrAB system histidine kinase MtrB has translation MSGDSAASAPGQPGTRAERPVGRKKSGSRWGRLLEGGLLQGGVQGSPVLRLFMRWVRRPLLPVMRLWRRNIQLRIVVTTLLMSLSVVLLLGFVVIGQVRNGLLDAKVKASQSQATGGFTVAEQKADSEANAAGNDSTDPNGDRVQNVVEWMTTLVSSLSSGGQGAFDVVTLSPASADGGTGGLGPRASGDVQWDLSVPVELRERVDDGTSAVQSYTRIHYDNGRESQPGLIIGKQVSDPNSNPYQLYYLFPLTQEEKSLSLVKGTLATAGLFVVVLLGAIAWLVVRQVVTPVRMAAGIAERLSAGRLQERMKVSGEDDIARLGEAFNKMAQNLQLKIQQLEDLSRMQRRFVSDVSHELRTPLTTVRMAADVIHDARVDFDPVTARSAELLADQLDRFESLLADLLEISRFDAGAASLEAEPIDLREVVRKVVSGAEPLAERKGTRIRVLGDQQPVVAEADARRVERVLRNLVVNAVEHGEGKDVVVKLAAAGGAVAVAVRDYGVGLKPGEATRVFSRFWRADPARARTTGGTGLGLSIALEDARLHGGWLQAWGEPGGGSQFRLTLPRTADEPLRGSPIPLEPKDSRRHRGLNDAGRPLGGGGKLATVPVQAGEHGGARAAIGPRPGAGQAPTADPTALPGNGARVVPRPATPSATASPGVPARRTEDGEGREGPAEETPAGSEAERQHEQGEAFRGR, from the coding sequence ATGTCCGGTGACAGTGCCGCTTCGGCGCCCGGCCAGCCGGGGACCCGCGCGGAGCGGCCTGTCGGCCGGAAGAAGTCGGGTTCCCGTTGGGGGCGTCTCCTCGAGGGCGGGTTGCTGCAGGGCGGGGTCCAGGGCAGCCCGGTCCTGAGGCTGTTCATGCGCTGGGTGCGTCGCCCGCTGCTGCCCGTGATGCGGCTGTGGCGGCGCAACATCCAGCTCAGGATCGTGGTGACGACCCTGCTGATGTCGCTCAGCGTCGTGCTGCTGCTGGGCTTCGTCGTCATCGGGCAGGTCCGCAACGGTCTGCTGGACGCCAAGGTCAAGGCCTCGCAGAGCCAGGCCACCGGCGGTTTCACGGTCGCCGAGCAGAAGGCGGACAGTGAGGCGAACGCCGCCGGGAACGACAGCACGGACCCGAACGGCGACCGGGTGCAGAACGTCGTCGAGTGGATGACCACCCTGGTCAGTTCCCTCTCCAGTGGCGGTCAGGGCGCGTTCGACGTCGTGACGCTCAGTCCCGCCTCCGCCGACGGCGGCACCGGGGGGCTCGGGCCGCGTGCCTCGGGTGACGTGCAGTGGGACCTCAGTGTGCCCGTGGAGCTGCGTGAGCGGGTCGACGACGGCACCAGCGCCGTGCAGAGCTATACGCGGATCCACTACGACAACGGCCGGGAGTCCCAGCCGGGGCTGATCATCGGCAAACAGGTCAGCGACCCCAACAGCAATCCGTACCAGCTGTACTACCTCTTCCCGCTCACGCAGGAGGAGAAGTCCTTGAGCCTGGTGAAGGGGACGCTGGCGACGGCCGGGCTGTTCGTCGTCGTGCTGCTCGGCGCCATCGCCTGGCTCGTGGTGCGGCAGGTGGTGACGCCCGTGCGGATGGCGGCGGGGATCGCCGAGCGGCTGTCCGCGGGGCGTCTGCAGGAGCGGATGAAGGTCAGCGGTGAGGACGACATCGCTCGGCTCGGCGAGGCCTTCAACAAGATGGCGCAGAACCTTCAGTTGAAGATCCAGCAGCTCGAGGACCTGTCGCGGATGCAGCGGCGGTTCGTCTCCGACGTGTCGCACGAGCTGCGGACGCCGCTGACGACGGTACGGATGGCGGCGGACGTCATCCATGACGCGCGCGTGGACTTCGATCCCGTGACCGCGCGGTCGGCCGAGCTGCTCGCCGACCAGCTGGACCGGTTCGAGTCGCTGCTGGCGGATCTGCTGGAGATCAGCCGGTTCGACGCGGGTGCGGCGTCCCTGGAGGCCGAGCCGATAGATCTGCGTGAGGTCGTGCGGAAGGTCGTCAGCGGGGCCGAGCCGCTCGCCGAGCGCAAGGGGACGCGGATACGGGTGCTGGGGGACCAGCAGCCGGTCGTGGCCGAGGCCGACGCCCGACGGGTGGAGCGGGTGCTGCGCAACCTCGTGGTCAACGCCGTGGAGCACGGCGAGGGTAAGGACGTCGTGGTCAAGCTCGCGGCGGCCGGGGGCGCGGTGGCGGTCGCGGTGCGGGACTACGGAGTGGGACTCAAGCCGGGCGAGGCGACGCGGGTGTTCAGCCGCTTCTGGCGGGCGGACCCGGCACGCGCGCGTACCACCGGCGGTACGGGACTGGGGCTGTCGATCGCCCTGGAGGACGCCCGGTTGCACGGCGGCTGGCTGCAGGCATGGGGCGAGCCGGGCGGTGGCTCACAGTTCCGGCTCACGCTGCCGAGGACGGCGGACGAGCCGCTGCGGGGGTCCCCGATACCGCTGGAACCGAAGGACTCCCGGCGCCACCGGGGACTCAACGACGCCGGTCGGCCGCTCGGCGGTGGCGGCAAGCTCGCCACGGTGCCGGTCCAGGCCGGTGAGCACGGTGGCGCGAGGGCGGCCATAGGGCCCCGGCCGGGCGCCGGACAGGCTCCCACGGCGGACCCGACGGCGCTGCCGGGCAACGGCGCGCGCGTGGTGCCCCGGCCCGCCACACCGTCCGCGACCGCCTCTCCGGGGGTGCCCGCGCGGCGGACCGAGGACGGCGAGGGGCGCGAGGGACCGGCCGAGGAGACGCCGGCCGGGAGCGAAGCGGAGCGGCAGCACGAGCAGGGGGAGGCATTCCGTGGGCGCTGA
- the mtrA gene encoding two-component system response regulator MtrA, producing the protein MMAFMKGRVLVVDDDTALAEMLGIVLRGEGFEPSFVADGDKALAAFREAKPDLVLLDLMLPGRDGIEVCRLIRAESGVPIVMLTAKSDTVDVVVGLESGADDYIVKPFKPKELVARIRARLRRSEEPAPEQLAIGDLVIDVAGHSVKREGQSIALTPLEFDLLVALARKPWQVFTREVLLEQVWGYRHAADTRLVNVHVQRLRSKVEKDPERPEIVVTVRGVGYKAGPS; encoded by the coding sequence ATGATGGCATTCATGAAGGGACGAGTCCTTGTCGTCGACGACGACACCGCACTGGCCGAGATGCTCGGCATTGTGTTGCGTGGTGAAGGTTTTGAGCCGTCTTTCGTAGCCGACGGCGACAAGGCGCTGGCCGCGTTCCGTGAGGCCAAACCGGATCTGGTGCTGCTGGATCTGATGCTGCCGGGCCGGGACGGGATCGAGGTGTGCCGTCTGATCAGGGCGGAGTCCGGGGTGCCGATCGTGATGCTCACGGCCAAGAGCGACACCGTCGATGTGGTGGTCGGCCTGGAGTCGGGCGCGGACGACTACATCGTGAAGCCGTTCAAGCCGAAGGAGCTGGTGGCTCGGATCCGGGCGCGGCTGCGGAGGTCGGAGGAGCCGGCGCCGGAGCAGCTCGCCATAGGTGACCTGGTCATCGATGTGGCCGGGCACTCCGTGAAGCGCGAGGGGCAGTCCATCGCGCTGACGCCGCTGGAGTTCGATCTGCTGGTCGCGCTGGCGCGGAAGCCGTGGCAGGTGTTCACTCGTGAGGTCCTGCTGGAGCAGGTCTGGGGGTATCGCCACGCGGCGGACACCCGTCTGGTGAACGTTCATGTGCAGCGGCTGCGTTCCAAGGTCGAGAAGGACCCAGAGCGGCCGGAGATCGTGGTGACCGTCCGTGGTGTCGGATACAAGGCAGGGCCCAGCTGA
- the mtnA gene encoding S-methyl-5-thioribose-1-phosphate isomerase, producing the protein MADQYARSGDDIRPTGIPAIRWDEPPEGPVLVLLDQTRLPAEEVELVCTDAPALVEAIRSLAVRGAPLLGIAGAYGVALAAARGFDVEDAAGALEGARPTAVNLAVGVRRARAAHRAELGRSGDQKLAAEAALAAARALHREDAEASSRMAAHGLALLDELLPGGGHRVLTHCNTGALVSGGEGTAFAVALAAHRVGRLRRLWVDETRPLLQGARLTAYEAARSGMAYTLLTDNAAGSLFAAGEVDAVLVGADRIAADGSVANKVGTYPLAVLARYHHVPFIVVAPVTTVDPGTPDGASIEVEQRAGHEVTEITAPQVPVAGAEAGGGIAVAPLGTQAYNPAFDVTPPELVTAIVTEEGVVSPVTADALVGLCDRSRQVTI; encoded by the coding sequence ATGGCTGATCAGTACGCGCGATCCGGCGACGACATCCGGCCGACCGGGATACCGGCGATCCGTTGGGACGAGCCACCCGAAGGCCCCGTCCTGGTCCTGCTCGACCAGACGAGGCTGCCGGCCGAGGAGGTCGAGCTGGTGTGCACGGACGCGCCCGCGCTGGTGGAGGCGATCCGTTCGCTCGCCGTGCGCGGGGCGCCGCTGCTGGGGATCGCCGGGGCGTACGGCGTCGCGCTCGCCGCCGCGCGGGGGTTCGACGTGGAGGACGCCGCCGGCGCGCTGGAAGGCGCCCGGCCCACCGCGGTGAACCTCGCGGTCGGTGTGCGCCGGGCGCGGGCCGCGCACCGGGCCGAGCTCGGCCGCTCGGGGGACCAGAAGCTGGCCGCGGAGGCGGCGCTCGCCGCGGCGCGGGCGCTGCACCGGGAGGACGCCGAGGCCAGTTCCCGCATGGCCGCGCACGGGCTGGCGCTGCTGGACGAGCTGCTGCCGGGCGGTGGGCACCGGGTGCTCACGCACTGCAACACCGGGGCGCTGGTGTCGGGTGGTGAGGGCACGGCGTTCGCGGTGGCGCTCGCGGCGCACCGGGTGGGGCGGCTGCGGCGGCTCTGGGTGGACGAGACGCGGCCGTTGCTGCAGGGCGCCCGGCTGACCGCATATGAGGCGGCGCGCAGCGGAATGGCGTACACCTTGCTCACGGACAATGCCGCGGGCTCGTTGTTCGCCGCGGGTGAGGTGGACGCGGTGCTGGTGGGTGCCGACCGGATCGCCGCCGACGGTTCGGTGGCGAACAAGGTCGGGACCTATCCGCTCGCGGTGCTGGCCCGGTACCACCATGTGCCGTTCATCGTGGTGGCGCCGGTGACGACGGTGGATCCGGGCACCCCGGACGGGGCGTCCATCGAGGTGGAGCAGCGCGCGGGTCATGAGGTGACGGAGATCACGGCGCCTCAGGTGCCGGTGGCGGGAGCGGAGGCGGGAGGTGGGATCGCGGTGGCACCCCTGGGAACCCAGGCGTACAACCCGGCCTTCGACGTGACGCCGCCCGAGTTGGTGACGGCGATCGTCACCGAGGAGGGGGTCGTGTCGCCCGTGACCGCCGATGCGCTTGTAGGGCTGTGTGACAGGTCACGCCAGGTAACGATTTAG
- a CDS encoding PT domain-containing protein, with the protein MKDTPGWASPGSAPSGGPQPDQQGTAQPTDPTGAGQAQPTGQPTGQPGADQAQPPSKWSKDQPPPAQWSAPTPQAPGQTSPPPPPGPGWGGHPGPQHPGPGGYGPPGGPGAPGGHPGHGTPGWGGGWGGPPPAAKPGVIPLRPLGIGEILDGAVSTMRTHWRTVLGISLTVAVVTQIAVILLQGLVLNDAASMDALNDPTATPGELGRALGDTLLSTSVVMVISLLGTIIATALLTTVTSRAVLGKSVTTAEAWRDARPQLLRLGGLTVLLLVIAVLILTVGITPGVLLASGGSTGPGVLLAFLGGLGAFVLTVWLMIRFSLASPALMLEKQGVRKSMGRSVKLVRGSWWRVLGIQLLAAIIAYVVASIVVIPFSFAGAALDGDGISGLLATGGTALGWTYLVISGVGAVIGSTLTFPISAGVTVLLYIDQRIRREALDLELGRAAGLQGYGDAPGATPGS; encoded by the coding sequence ATGAAGGACACTCCGGGCTGGGCCTCGCCCGGATCCGCCCCCTCGGGCGGCCCGCAGCCGGACCAGCAGGGCACCGCACAGCCGACGGACCCGACCGGCGCCGGCCAGGCGCAGCCGACGGGGCAGCCGACGGGGCAGCCCGGCGCGGACCAGGCGCAACCGCCGTCCAAGTGGTCCAAGGACCAGCCGCCGCCCGCTCAGTGGTCCGCTCCGACCCCGCAGGCCCCCGGTCAGACCTCGCCACCACCGCCGCCCGGCCCCGGCTGGGGCGGCCACCCCGGCCCCCAGCACCCCGGCCCCGGCGGCTACGGCCCTCCCGGCGGACCCGGAGCCCCCGGCGGCCACCCCGGCCACGGCACTCCCGGCTGGGGCGGCGGCTGGGGAGGCCCCCCGCCCGCCGCCAAGCCCGGCGTGATCCCACTGCGCCCGCTCGGCATCGGCGAGATCCTCGACGGCGCCGTCTCCACCATGCGCACCCACTGGCGCACGGTCCTCGGCATCTCCCTGACCGTCGCGGTCGTCACCCAGATCGCGGTCATCCTGCTCCAGGGCCTCGTCCTCAACGACGCCGCCAGCATGGACGCCCTCAACGACCCGACCGCCACCCCCGGCGAACTGGGCCGCGCCCTCGGCGACACCCTGCTGAGCACCTCCGTCGTCATGGTGATCTCCCTGTTGGGCACCATCATCGCGACGGCCCTGCTCACGACCGTGACCAGCCGCGCCGTCCTCGGCAAGTCGGTCACCACAGCCGAGGCCTGGCGGGACGCCCGCCCGCAACTCCTCCGCCTGGGCGGCCTGACCGTCCTGCTCCTCGTGATCGCCGTCCTGATCCTGACCGTGGGCATCACACCCGGCGTCCTGCTCGCCTCCGGAGGCTCCACCGGGCCCGGCGTTCTCCTCGCCTTCCTCGGCGGACTCGGCGCCTTCGTCCTCACCGTGTGGCTGATGATCCGCTTCTCGCTCGCCTCTCCCGCGCTGATGCTGGAGAAGCAAGGAGTCCGCAAGTCGATGGGCCGCTCCGTCAAGCTCGTGCGCGGCTCGTGGTGGCGGGTCCTCGGCATCCAGCTGCTCGCCGCGATCATCGCCTACGTCGTCGCCTCGATCGTCGTGATCCCCTTCTCCTTCGCGGGCGCGGCCCTCGACGGGGACGGCATCTCCGGCCTCCTCGCCACCGGCGGAACCGCCCTCGGCTGGACCTACCTCGTCATCAGCGGCGTCGGCGCGGTGATCGGCTCCACGCTCACCTTCCCGATCAGCGCCGGTGTCACCGTGCTCCTCTACATCGACCAGCGCATCCGCCGCGAGGCCCTCGACCTCGAACTGGGCCGTGCCGCAGGCCTCCAGGGCTACGGCGACGCCCCGGGCGCCACCCCGGGGAGCTGA
- a CDS encoding DUF4129 domain-containing protein, producing the protein MTRSGGALTAIPLSWLSADEPPVTLPRDPAREAARRELSKGMYHENDPSWYERAQDAFWDWLDKVFGAASTATPGGTLGLVVIVLAVLALVGALWWRLGTPRRAPASSAVLFDDRPRSAAEHRAAAEAQAAQGHWNQAVQERMRAVVRSLEERALLDVRPGRTADEAASEAGAVLPAHADRLHTAARDFDDVTYGGRSAAEGTYRRLAALDTDLERTKPALASSTQSTASTARSTRPGAAE; encoded by the coding sequence GTGACACGGTCGGGGGGAGCACTGACAGCCATACCGCTGTCGTGGCTGTCGGCGGACGAGCCGCCCGTCACCCTCCCGCGCGATCCCGCGCGGGAGGCGGCCCGGCGCGAGCTGTCCAAGGGCATGTACCACGAGAACGACCCCAGCTGGTACGAGCGCGCCCAGGACGCCTTCTGGGACTGGCTCGACAAGGTGTTCGGCGCCGCCTCGACCGCCACCCCCGGCGGCACACTCGGCCTCGTCGTCATCGTCCTGGCCGTCCTCGCCCTCGTCGGCGCGCTGTGGTGGCGCCTCGGCACCCCCCGCCGCGCCCCGGCCTCCTCCGCCGTGCTCTTCGACGACCGCCCCCGCAGCGCCGCGGAACACCGCGCGGCCGCCGAGGCACAGGCCGCCCAGGGCCACTGGAACCAGGCCGTCCAGGAACGCATGCGCGCCGTCGTCCGCTCCCTGGAGGAACGCGCGCTGCTCGACGTACGCCCCGGCCGCACCGCCGACGAGGCCGCCTCCGAAGCGGGCGCGGTCCTCCCCGCCCACGCGGACCGACTCCACACCGCCGCCCGGGACTTCGACGACGTCACATACGGCGGCCGATCCGCCGCCGAAGGAACGTACCGCCGCCTCGCCGCCCTCGACACCGACCTCGAGCGCACCAAGCCCGCGCTGGCGAGCAGCACCCAAAGCACCGCGAGCACAGCCCGGAGCACCCGCCCGGGAGCCGCCGAATGA